One Leopardus geoffroyi isolate Oge1 chromosome C1, O.geoffroyi_Oge1_pat1.0, whole genome shotgun sequence DNA segment encodes these proteins:
- the SLC16A14 gene encoding monocarboxylate transporter 14 encodes MYTSHEDIGYDFEDDPKDKKTLKPHPNIDSGWAWMVVLSSFFVHILIMGSQMALGVLNVEWLEEFHQSRGLTAWVSSLSMGITLIVGPFIGLFINTCGCRRTAIIGGLVNSLGWVLSAYAANVHYLFITFGVTAGFGSGMAYLPAVVMVGRYFQKRRALAQGLSTTGTGFGTFLMTVLLKYLCAEYGWRNAMFIQGAVSLNLCVCGALMRPLSPGKELNDDRGGKDPPVVPAQSPGSKSSGQLDGAEEKGGGPRNEETLGDLSAQAGQEKAGHSQNMGAFRVLKTVSQLTRRVKKGFRAWYSGYFGAASLFTNRMFVAFVFWALFAYSSFVVPFIHLPEIVNLYNLSEQNDVFPLTSIIAIVHIFAKVILGVVADLPCISVWNVFLMANFTLVLSIFILPLVHTYAGLAVICALIGFSSGYFSLMPVVTEDLVGIEHLANAYGIIICANGISALLGPPFAGWIYDITEKYDFSFYICGLLYMVGILFLLIQPCIQIIEQSRKKYVDGTHV; translated from the exons ATGTATACAAGTCATGAAGATATTGGGTATGATTTTGAAGACGACCCCAAAGATAAGAAGACGCTTAAGCCCCACCCAAACATTGACAGCGGGTGGGCTTGGATGGtggttctttcctccttcttcgtGCACATCCTCATCATGGGCTCCCAGATGGCCCTGGGAGTCCTCAACGTGGAGTGGCTTGAAGAATTCCACCAGAGCCGCGGCCTGACTGCATGGGTCAGCTCTCTCAGCATGGGCATCACCTTGATTGTGG GACCTTTCATCGGCTTGTTTATTAACACCTGTGGGTGTCGCCGGACCGCAATAATTGGAGGGCTGGTGAACTCCCTCGGCTGGGTATTGAGTGCCTATGCAGCAAACGTGCATTATCTCTTTATCACCTTTGGAGTGACCGCTG GCTTTGGAAGTGGGATGGCCTACCTGCCGGCTGTGGTCATGGTGGGAAGGTACTTTCAGAAGAGACGCGCCCTTGCCCAGGGCCTCAGCACCACCGGGACGGGGTTTGGCACCTTCCTCATGACGGTTTTGCTCAAGTACCTGTGCGCGGAGTACGGTTGGCGGAATGCCATGTTCATCCAAGGCGCTGTGTCCTTGAACTTGTGTGTTTGCGGGGCGCTCATGAGGCCCCTCTCTCCTGGGAAGGAGCTCAACGACGACCGTGGAGGGAAGGATCCACCGGTGGTCCCGGCTCAGTCCCCTGGATCCAAGTCAAGCGGACAGTTGGACGGAGCAGAAGAGAAGGGTGGCGGGCCCAGGAACGAGGAGACCCTCGGGGACCTCTCCGCCCAGGCGGGCCAAGAGAAGGCAGGGCACAGCCAGAACATGGGCGCCTTTCGGGTCCTGAAGACGGTGAGCCAGCTGACCAGGAGAGTCAAGAAGGGCTTCCGAGCCTGGTACTCGGGCTATTTTGGAGCAGCCTCGCTCTTCACTAATCGGATGTTTGTCGCCTTCGTTTTCTGGGCTCTGTTTGCCTACAGCAGCTTTGTCGTCCCCTTCATCCACCTCCCAGAAATAGTCAATTTGTATAATTTATCCGAGCAAAACGATGTTTTCCCTCTGACCTCAATTATAGCAATAGTGCATATCTTTGCAAAAGTGATCCTGGGCGTTGTGGCCGACTTACCTTGCATCAGCGTTTGGAATGTCTTCCTGATGGCCAACTTCACCCTCGTCCTCAGTATTTTCATCCTGCCGCTCGTGCACACGTACGCCGGCCTGGCGGTCATCTGCGCCCTGATAGGGTTTTCCAGTGGTTATTTCTCCCTGATGCCCGTAGTGACTGAAGACTTGGTTGGGATCGAGCACCTGGCCAACGCCTACGGCATCATCATCTGTGCCAACGGCATTTCCGCGCTGCTCGGGCCACCGTTTGCAG